One genomic segment of Nonomuraea coxensis DSM 45129 includes these proteins:
- a CDS encoding PEP/pyruvate-binding domain-containing protein translates to MKLVLPLDDPEADLALAGGKGASLARLARAGLPVPGGFHVTTAAYRAFVAGFRDEINPRDPEGAAALFARHEIPEQVAAAIREAYAALGDDVAVAVRSSATAEDLPDLSFAGQQDTFLNVRGDGLLPAVLRCWASLWNARAIAYRDRNGVPHDDVALAVVVQELVDADAAGIMFTADPVTGALDETVINASWGLGEAVVGGQVTPDTLVLRGGAVVREQVGDKTVMTVRTPDGTEDRPVPAELRHAPVLTAAQAAELAALGARVQDLYGGPMDVEWARRADGTLAVLQARPITGLRTRPEEWNDSLKGEYLWTAGNLGEAIPDVMTPITWSYVRLFIHEAMSASALPGLDMVGNIGGRFYMNLSIVHTIAAAMGMSKRASAVENVFGKLPPGLEVPKVGLSRWAIIKQVLPMALRVQRRVRKNLAAMPAFLAASRGRCEELRARIAATRTAPELAGLWEREIRPHVVTACQMLEAAGRQGGSTLVWTRDKLHKMVGESDAEAMLSGVNAGGELASLGLLLGLSRLARGEITREEFAAAYGHRGPHEFEVSKPRPGEDPGWIDAQLAGLRDLRTDTEELLARQERAREEAWARFAARYPGQEARMRARVRRWGAVVRDREEARSENMRAFWVLRAFTLRAGELTGRGDDVFFLYLEELLGLLRGDAAALERVPARRAAYERYAALPPYPVLIVGHFDPVRWAADPDRRADVYDARGGLAPAGDAVTGFPGAPGVVEGIARVLAGPEDGDRLKPGEILVTTLTNVGWTPMFPRAAAVVTDLGAPLSHASIVARELGIPAVVGTGNATMRLRDGDRVRVDGERGTVELLG, encoded by the coding sequence ATGAAACTGGTGCTGCCTCTCGACGACCCGGAGGCCGACCTGGCCCTGGCGGGCGGGAAGGGGGCGTCGCTGGCCCGGCTCGCGCGGGCCGGGCTGCCGGTGCCGGGCGGGTTCCACGTGACGACCGCGGCGTACCGCGCGTTCGTGGCGGGCTTCCGCGACGAGATCAACCCGCGCGACCCGGAGGGCGCCGCCGCGCTGTTCGCCCGGCACGAGATCCCCGAGCAGGTCGCCGCCGCGATCCGGGAGGCGTACGCGGCGCTCGGCGACGACGTCGCCGTGGCGGTGCGCTCCTCGGCCACCGCCGAGGACCTGCCCGACCTGTCCTTCGCCGGCCAGCAGGACACCTTTCTCAACGTCCGCGGCGACGGCCTCCTGCCGGCGGTCCTGCGCTGCTGGGCCTCGCTGTGGAACGCCCGCGCGATCGCCTACCGCGACCGCAACGGCGTCCCGCACGACGACGTGGCGCTCGCCGTGGTGGTGCAGGAGCTCGTGGACGCCGACGCGGCCGGGATCATGTTCACCGCCGACCCGGTGACCGGCGCGCTGGACGAGACCGTGATCAACGCCTCCTGGGGGCTCGGCGAGGCCGTCGTCGGCGGCCAGGTCACCCCGGACACGCTCGTGCTGCGCGGCGGCGCGGTCGTCCGCGAGCAGGTCGGCGACAAGACCGTCATGACCGTGCGCACGCCGGACGGCACCGAGGACCGGCCGGTCCCCGCCGAGCTGCGCCACGCCCCGGTGCTGACGGCCGCACAGGCTGCGGAGCTGGCCGCGCTCGGGGCGCGCGTCCAGGACCTGTACGGCGGCCCCATGGACGTCGAGTGGGCCCGCCGCGCCGACGGCACCCTGGCCGTCCTCCAGGCCCGCCCGATCACCGGCCTCAGAACGCGCCCCGAGGAGTGGAACGACAGCCTCAAGGGCGAGTACCTGTGGACCGCGGGCAACCTCGGCGAGGCCATCCCCGACGTGATGACGCCGATCACCTGGTCGTACGTGCGGCTGTTCATCCACGAGGCGATGTCCGCCTCGGCGCTGCCCGGCCTCGACATGGTCGGCAACATCGGCGGCCGGTTCTACATGAACCTCAGCATCGTGCACACGATCGCGGCCGCGATGGGCATGAGCAAGCGGGCGTCCGCGGTGGAGAACGTCTTCGGCAAGCTGCCGCCGGGCCTGGAGGTGCCCAAGGTGGGCCTGTCCCGCTGGGCGATCATCAAGCAGGTGCTGCCGATGGCGCTGCGGGTCCAGCGGCGGGTCCGGAAGAACCTCGCGGCCATGCCCGCCTTCCTGGCCGCCTCCCGGGGGCGCTGCGAGGAACTGCGCGCCCGCATCGCCGCCACGCGCACCGCCCCCGAGCTGGCCGGCCTGTGGGAACGCGAGATCCGCCCGCACGTGGTCACCGCCTGCCAGATGCTGGAGGCGGCCGGCCGCCAGGGCGGCTCCACCCTCGTCTGGACCCGCGACAAGCTGCACAAAATGGTCGGCGAGAGCGACGCGGAGGCCATGCTGTCGGGCGTCAACGCGGGCGGCGAACTGGCCAGCCTGGGCCTGCTCCTCGGCCTGTCCCGGCTGGCGCGCGGCGAGATCACCCGCGAGGAGTTCGCCGCCGCCTACGGGCACCGCGGCCCGCACGAGTTCGAGGTGTCGAAGCCGCGGCCCGGTGAGGACCCCGGCTGGATCGACGCCCAGCTCGCCGGGCTGCGCGACCTGCGCACCGACACCGAGGAGCTGCTCGCCCGGCAGGAACGGGCCAGGGAGGAGGCATGGGCGCGCTTCGCCGCCCGCTACCCGGGCCAGGAGGCCAGGATGCGCGCGCGGGTGCGCCGCTGGGGCGCGGTCGTCCGCGACCGGGAGGAGGCGCGGTCGGAGAACATGCGCGCCTTCTGGGTGCTGCGGGCGTTCACGCTGCGCGCGGGGGAGCTGACCGGGCGCGGCGACGACGTCTTCTTCCTGTACCTGGAGGAGCTGCTCGGCCTGCTGCGCGGCGACGCCGCCGCCCTGGAGCGGGTGCCGGCGCGGCGGGCCGCCTACGAACGGTACGCGGCGCTGCCGCCGTACCCGGTGCTGATCGTCGGGCACTTCGACCCGGTGCGCTGGGCCGCCGACCCCGACCGGCGGGCCGACGTGTACGACGCCCGCGGCGGCCTCGCCCCCGCCGGCGACGCCGTGACCGGCTTCCCCGGCGCGCCCGGCGTCGTGGAAGGCATCGCCCGGGTGCTCGCGGGGCCGGAGGACGGCGACCGGCTGAAGCCCGGCGAGATCCTGGTGACGACGCTCACCAACGTGGGGTGGACGCCGATGTTCCCGCGCGCCGCCGCCGTCGTCACCGACCTCGGCGCGCCGCTGTCGCACGCCTCCATCGTGGCCCGCGAGCTCGGCATCCCCGCCGTGGTCGGCACCGGCAACGCCACCATGCGCCTGCGCGACGGCGACCGCGTCCGGGTGGACGGCGAACGCGGCACCGTCGAGCTCCTCGGCTGA